The Scleropages formosus chromosome 11, fSclFor1.1, whole genome shotgun sequence genome window below encodes:
- the hrasb gene encoding HRas proto-oncogene, GTPase b isoform X2 produces MTEYKLVVVGAGGVGKSALTIQLIQNHFVDEYDPTIEDSYRKQVVIDGETCLLDILDTAGQEEYSAMRDQYMRTGEGFLCVFAINNTKSFEDIHQYREQIKRVKDSDDVPMVLVGNKCDLPARTVDTRQAQELARSYGIPYIETSAKTRQIFFRCRC; encoded by the exons ATGACCGAGTACAAGCTGGTCGTGGTGGGAGCTGGAGGTGTGGGCAAAAGCGCACTGACAATCCAGTTGATCCAGAACCACTTTGTGGATGAGTATGACCCCACGATCGAG GACTCGTACAGGAAGCAGGTGGTAATCGATGGGGAGACATGTCTGCTGGACATCCTGGACACGGCCGGCCAGGAGGAGTACAGCGCCATGCGGGACCAGTACATGAGGACGGGAGAGGGCTTCCTCTGCGTCTTCGCTATCAACAACACCAAGTCCTTCGAGGACATTCACCAGTACAG GGAACAGATCAAACGGGTGAAGGACTCGGACGACGTTCCCATGGTGCTGGTGGGAAACAAATGTGACCTCCCGGCTCGTACGGTGGACACAAGGCAGGCCCAGGAGCTGGCGCGCAGCTACGGCATCCCCTACATCGAGACCTCGGCCAAGACCCGCCAG atattttttcGCTGCAGATGTTGA
- the hrasb gene encoding HRas proto-oncogene, GTPase b isoform X1 translates to MTEYKLVVVGAGGVGKSALTIQLIQNHFVDEYDPTIEDSYRKQVVIDGETCLLDILDTAGQEEYSAMRDQYMRTGEGFLCVFAINNTKSFEDIHQYREQIKRVKDSDDVPMVLVGNKCDLPARTVDTRQAQELARSYGIPYIETSAKTRQGVEDAFYTLVREIRQHKLRKLNPPDDSGQDCLNCRCVVS, encoded by the exons ATGACCGAGTACAAGCTGGTCGTGGTGGGAGCTGGAGGTGTGGGCAAAAGCGCACTGACAATCCAGTTGATCCAGAACCACTTTGTGGATGAGTATGACCCCACGATCGAG GACTCGTACAGGAAGCAGGTGGTAATCGATGGGGAGACATGTCTGCTGGACATCCTGGACACGGCCGGCCAGGAGGAGTACAGCGCCATGCGGGACCAGTACATGAGGACGGGAGAGGGCTTCCTCTGCGTCTTCGCTATCAACAACACCAAGTCCTTCGAGGACATTCACCAGTACAG GGAACAGATCAAACGGGTGAAGGACTCGGACGACGTTCCCATGGTGCTGGTGGGAAACAAATGTGACCTCCCGGCTCGTACGGTGGACACAAGGCAGGCCCAGGAGCTGGCGCGCAGCTACGGCATCCCCTACATCGAGACCTCGGCCAAGACCCGCCAG GGAGTGGAGGACGCCTTCTACACGCTGGTCCGTGAGATCAGGCAGCACAAACTGCGCAAGCTGAACCCTCCGGACGACAGCGGACAGGACTGTTTGAACTGCCGCTGCGTCGTGTCGTGA